One Ananas comosus cultivar F153 linkage group 1, ASM154086v1, whole genome shotgun sequence DNA window includes the following coding sequences:
- the LOC109714880 gene encoding uncharacterized protein LOC109714880 — MDQVQASKMLVATKDSAEDSGTHEVVNTERVPVGACASSEAAAAAPLRHSIKHLRGKRRVFFLDVNPLCYEGSHPSLASFARWVELFFSRVALRDPVVAVLDGEEGNEYRRRLMPSYKAHRRRGDSWGSRGGSRGGGLSSVEPYVTDVLQQCNVPVVKVNGYEADDVVATLTDQVLQKGFRVVIGSPDKDFKQLISEDVQIVMPVPEFGRWSFYTLKHYFAQYKCDPTADLSLRCFTGDEVDGVPGIQHLAPGFGRKTAMKLLKKHGSLENLLNAAKIRTVGKDYAQDALTKYADYLRKNYEVLSLRRDADVKLADEWLSERDTCNDSIALSSFLSKLNEDKKLDSSRWRRRCTASKIS, encoded by the exons ATGGACCAGGTGCAGGCAAGTAAGATGTTAGTGGCTACGAAGGACTCTGCAGAAGACTCCGGAACCCATGAGGTTGTTAATACGG AGCGCGTTCCCGTGGGTGCGTGCGCCTCCTcggaggccgcggcggcggcgcctctGAGGCATTCCATCAAACACCTCAGGGGCAAGCGCAGGGTCTTCTTCTTGGACGTGAACCCCCTCTGCTACGAGGGCTCCCACCCGAGCCTCGCGTCCTTCGCgcggtgggtcgagctcttcttcTCCCGCGTCGCCCTCCGTGACCCCGTCGTCGCG GTTCTTGATGGGGAGGAAGGGAACGAGTATAGGAGGCGACTGATGCCGTCGTATAAGGCGCATCGGAGGAGGGGGGATTCATGGGGTTCCCGGGGTGGGTCGAGAGGTGGTGGGTTGAGCTCGGTTGAGCCGTACGTGACCGATGTGCTCCAGCAGTGCAATGTTCCG GTTGTTAAAGTTAATGGTTATGAGGCCGATGATGTAGTGGCTACACTAACAGATCAAGTTCTACAAAAGGGATTTCGGGTTGTAATTGGCTCCCCAGATAAAGACTTCAAGCAGTTGATATCAGAGGATGTGCAGATAGTTATGCCTGTTCCTGAATTTGGGCGCTGGTCATTTTACACTTTGAAGCATTACTTTGCTCAGTACAAGTGTGATCCTACTGCTGATCTGAGCCTCC GGTGCTTCACGGGTGATGAAGTTGATGGTGTTCCTGGGATTCAGCATTTGGCACCCGGATTTGGTCGCAAGACAGCCATGAAGCTCTTAAAGAAGCACGGTTCTCTAGAAAACTTGCTAAATGCAGCTAAAATAAGAACGGTTGGTAAAGACTATGCCCAGGATGCTCTGACTAAGTATGCTGATTACTTGCGGAAGAATTATGAAGTTCTGAGCCTCAGGAG GGATGCTGATGTTAAACTTGCGGACGAGTGGTTGTCCGAGAGGGATACATGTAATGACTCGATTGCTTTGTCCAGCTTCCTCAGTAAGTTGAATGAAGACAAGAAGTTAGATAGCAG TAGATGGAGAAGAAGATGCACGGCGAGTAAGATTTCGTAG